Sequence from the Blochmannia endosymbiont of Colobopsis nipponica genome:
TCTTTATAGTAAATCTGCACAAGAAATCATTGTTAAATTTTATTATCGTGTACATTCAATTAATCTCATGCGTAAAAATATGAATAGATTTCCTGTAATTCGGATGTTTAAAGTCGAAGATTACTTTGGTAATTGGCAAACAGTTATGGATATTCATTTTAGTGTTGGTGGTGAGTTAGATCAATTATTGAAAAATGGGCGTTGTTATGCTTTTAATAACTAAATCTATATTTCCTTGTTTTAGAATAAGTTTTGGTAGTAGTTTGTTTTTTATTTGTTTAATTTTTTTATTACCTTTAAGTGCATTAGTAATGCAATTAGCTCAGATGAGTTTATCTCAATATTGGAAGATAATAACTGATCCAGAATTAGTGGTTGCTTATCAAGTAACTTTTTTATCTGCTACTATAGCGGCTTTATTTAATGCAGTATTCGGATTATTAATATCATGGATATTAATTCGTTATCGTTTTCCAGGAAAATTTTTATTGGATGCGTTAATAGATTTACCATTTGCTTTACCAACAGCTGTTGCAGGTTTGACTTTATCAACTTTATTTTCTGTAACAGGTTGGTATGGAGAATTTTTAGATAAATTAGGTATAAAAATTTCTTATACTTGGTTAGGTATAGTTATAGCTATGATCTTTACCAGCGTTTCTTTTGTAATACGTACTGTTGAACCAGTGTTGGATTCTCTTGATCAAGAATATGAAGAAGTTGCTGAAACACTTGGCGCAAATAATTGGCAGATTTTTTCTAAAATTATTTTCCCAGAAATAGCTCCAGCATTTTTAATGGGCATTATTTTATCTTTTATTCGTAGCTTAGGTGAGTTTGGTGCTGTAATTTTTATTTCTGGTAATATTGCTTGGAAGACTGAAGTTGTATCTTTGATGATTTTTATTAAATTGCAAGAATTTGATTATCCTGCAGCTAGTGCTATTGCTTCAGTAATTTTAGCATCCTCATTATTTTTATTGTTTATGGCAAATATAATGCAATCTTATTTTAGTATGAGGATAAGAAGTAATTGATGTTTAATTTTTTTACTTTAGATAGAAAATTTTTTTTCAAGTATGAATACCATAAGCTTTTATTGATTAGTTTAGGAATGGTTATTTCAGTGTTTTTATTATTAGTGCCCGTAATTTTTATTTTTTTGATTGCTTGTTCAGAAGGATGGATGATTTTATGGAATAATTTAAATAATTCAGATATGTTGCATGCAATTGAGTTAACATTATTTATTTCATTAATTAGTGTTCCAGTGAATTTAATTTTTGGTATTTTATTTTCTTGGTTAATTACTAGGTTTAATTTTTATGGTCGTCAATTATTATTGATATTAATTGATTTACCTTTTATTCTATCCCCAGTTATTGTTGGTTTATTGTATTTGTTATTTTATAATAATAGTAGTTTTATAGGTGATTTATTATATCAGTGTGATGTGAATATAGTGTTCGCATGGCCTGGAATGTTGTTAGTGACTATTTTTGTTACTTCTCCTTTTGTAATACATGAAGTTATGCCTTTGATGTTGAATCAAGGTAGTCAAGAAGATGAAGCGGCTATATTATTAGGTGCTTCATCTTGGCAAATGTTTCGTTTTGTTACTTTGCCTAATATTCGATTATCCTTGATTTATGGGGCAATTCTTACAAATGCACGTGCTATTGGAGAATTTGGTGCAGTATCTGTTATATCTGGTTTAATTAGGGGCGAAACTTGTACTTTGTCTTTACAAGTAGAATTATTATACCAAGATTATAACATTGTAGGTGCATTTGCAGCTGCTTCATTATTAGCAATAATTTCGATCTTTATATTGTTTTTTAAGAAAATTGTACAATGGCGTATTATGTGTAATTTATAATAATTTATATTTTAGAAGAGTTTTATGAGTATTGAAATTATCAATATAAATAAATTGTTTAATAAAATTCAAATTTTAAATAATATTTCATTAAAAGTTCATTCTGGCCAAATGGTAGCTTTATTGGGTCCGTCTGGTTCAGGAAAGACTACATTATTACGTATTATTGCAGGTTTGGAGGGTCATGATAGTGGTTCTATTATCTTTGCTGGCCAAGATGTTAGTAATGTTCATGTTCGTGACCGTAAGGTGGGTTTTGTCTTTCAGCATTATGCTTTGTTTCGTCATATGACAGTTTTTGATAATATTGCTTTTGGTATAAAAATATTGCCTCGCTCCAAAAGACCAAAAGGATTATCTATTAGTTGTAGGGTAAAGGAGTTATTAGAAATGGTACAGTTGGGAAATTTAGCTAATCGTTATCCATCTCAGTTATCTGGTGGCCAAAAACAGCGTGTTGCTTTAGCTCGTGCTCTTGCTGTTAATCCTAAAGTTTTGTTATTAGATGAACCATTTGGTGCTTTAGATGTACAGGTTCGTAAAGAATTACGCCGTTGGTTACGTTGCCTTCATAAAGAATTAGGGTTTACCGGTATTTTTGTTACTCATGATCAAGAAGAAGCTATGGAAATAGCAGATAGAATAATAATTATGAATTATGGTAATATTGAGCAAATTGGTACTCCTCAAGATGTTTGGTGTTTTCCAGCTAATAGATTTGTTTTAGAATTTTTAGGAGATACTAATAGATTAGTGGGAAAGATAAGTGGATCGAAATTGTTTATAGGTGATTATTATTTGCCGTTGTATTATATTCCTAGCTATCAGGGTGAAGTGGAGGTTTTTTTTCGTCCTTGGGAAATGAATATGAGTAAACATCCTAGTGTTCTCTATTTTTTACCTGTTCAAATTATTGATGTTAGTTTACGAGGGTACTATTATCAATTAAATGTACAACCCCTTGGTCGTTGGCATCAGGGTTTGTTAAGTGTAGTAGTAGTTAATGTTAATAGTAATCTAATTCCAAAACAAGGTGATCTTAGATATTTAAGTGGAGAAAATGCCCGATTATATATAGGTCAACAAGCTTTAATTTTGTGACATTGGATTACGTTTAATCAATAAAATTATTAACGTTTTGTTATTTTTATAATTTACGATGTTACAAGTAGTTTTAATTATTTTATGCATAAATTAATTAATGTTTAGTTGCTTTAGAAGCATAATCAGTTTTACTTAATAATTTTATTTTTCACAATCATTAATCAGATAATTTAAGTCTTTTGTAGTTGAATAATGTAATGCTTTTTCAGCTAAAGATTTTGCATCACTATATTTTGTATTACAAATAATTTTTTTTATTTTTGACATTGACGTAGCATTCATGCTGAATTTATCTAATCCCATTCCTAATAGTAAGGATGTGGTCTGTTCATTACTCGCCATTTCTCCGCACATACTAGTCCATTTACCTTCTGCATGAGAAGCGTCTATTATTTGTTTTATCAATAAAATTATAGATGGTGACAAAGGTTCGTATAGATGTGAGACAAGTTTGTTTCCTCTATCTACAGCTAAAGTATATTGTACTAAATCATTTGTACCAATGCTAAAAAAATCTACTTCTTTAGCTAAGTGATGAGCAATTATTGCTGCTGCTGGTGTCTCGATCATTATACCCACTTCAATTTTTTTATCAAACTCTTTTTTTTCTTTGCTTAATTGATCTTTAAGGAAATTTAATTCTAATTTTAGAGTTTGT
This genomic interval carries:
- the cysT gene encoding sulfate/thiosulfate ABC transporter permease CysT, which produces MLLITKSIFPCFRISFGSSLFFICLIFLLPLSALVMQLAQMSLSQYWKIITDPELVVAYQVTFLSATIAALFNAVFGLLISWILIRYRFPGKFLLDALIDLPFALPTAVAGLTLSTLFSVTGWYGEFLDKLGIKISYTWLGIVIAMIFTSVSFVIRTVEPVLDSLDQEYEEVAETLGANNWQIFSKIIFPEIAPAFLMGIILSFIRSLGEFGAVIFISGNIAWKTEVVSLMIFIKLQEFDYPAASAIASVILASSLFLLFMANIMQSYFSMRIRSN
- a CDS encoding sulfate ABC transporter permease; translation: MFNFFTLDRKFFFKYEYHKLLLISLGMVISVFLLLVPVIFIFLIACSEGWMILWNNLNNSDMLHAIELTLFISLISVPVNLIFGILFSWLITRFNFYGRQLLLILIDLPFILSPVIVGLLYLLFYNNSSFIGDLLYQCDVNIVFAWPGMLLVTIFVTSPFVIHEVMPLMLNQGSQEDEAAILLGASSWQMFRFVTLPNIRLSLIYGAILTNARAIGEFGAVSVISGLIRGETCTLSLQVELLYQDYNIVGAFAAASLLAIISIFILFFKKIVQWRIMCNL
- the cysA gene encoding sulfate/thiosulfate ABC transporter ATP-binding protein CysA, which produces MSIEIININKLFNKIQILNNISLKVHSGQMVALLGPSGSGKTTLLRIIAGLEGHDSGSIIFAGQDVSNVHVRDRKVGFVFQHYALFRHMTVFDNIAFGIKILPRSKRPKGLSISCRVKELLEMVQLGNLANRYPSQLSGGQKQRVALARALAVNPKVLLLDEPFGALDVQVRKELRRWLRCLHKELGFTGIFVTHDQEEAMEIADRIIIMNYGNIEQIGTPQDVWCFPANRFVLEFLGDTNRLVGKISGSKLFIGDYYLPLYYIPSYQGEVEVFFRPWEMNMSKHPSVLYFLPVQIIDVSLRGYYYQLNVQPLGRWHQGLLSVVVVNVNSNLIPKQGDLRYLSGENARLYIGQQALIL